From Vigna unguiculata cultivar IT97K-499-35 chromosome 5, ASM411807v1, whole genome shotgun sequence, the proteins below share one genomic window:
- the LOC114183386 gene encoding nucleolar GTP-binding protein 1, with the protein MKAPSSLFLKGHIFPSSIFLLTNTKRTPNVKLHPILYLCKAIQTNSYEISNGSYHPTVQHSTEKNTMEKPSRKIESIGAFQKLPIVMPSIDILGSALRKARKVSPTKGIANIAKREKNKGAKQLDALMKEIAVPLRTYVESFPNKTYLHPYERSLIELTLGDGYYEMVLQKVDGLRKRVVSVGKEHASLCAKSSSKREAEERLSEGLKKIEEVFAQERKVVDDLLGIAKTLRAMPVINLETPTLCLVGAPNVGKSSLVHVLSTGKPEICNYPFTTRGILMGHIIFNIQKFQVTDTPGLLRRHDEDRNNLEKLTLAVLSHLPTAVLYVHDLSGECGTSPSDQFSIYKELRERFTGHLWLDVVSKCDLLKTSPVVYATDEPLPSQPELENYRKSGPDGAINVSVKTEEGLHELKQRVHELLNLQMAKIIDTSNKQEK; encoded by the exons ATGAAAGCCCCTTCTTCGCTTTTCCTCAAAGGCCACATCTTCCCTTCCTCTATTTTTCTCCTAACAAACACCAAAC GGACACCTAATGTAAAACTGCACCCTATTTTGTACTTATGTAAAGCCATCCAAACTAACTCATATGAAATTTCCAATGGAAGCTATCATCCCACTGTGCAACACTCAACAGAAAAAAATACAATG GAGAAGCCATCTAGGAAAATTGAATCTATTGGAGCATTTCAAAAGTTGCCCATAGTGATGCCATCAATTGACATTCTTGGATCTGCACTGAGAAAGGCGAGGAAGGTTTCTCCAACGAAAG GAATTGCCAACATTGCAAAAAGGGAGAAAAACAAGGGTGCAAAGCAACTTGATGCATTGATGAAA GAAATTGCTGTCCCCTTAAGGACTTATGTGGAGAGTTTTCCTAACAAAACATACCTTCATCCTTATGAAAGATCTCTGATTGAGCTGACTCTTGGAGATGGATACTATGAAATG gTGCTACAGAAGGTAGATGGTTTAAGGAAGAGAGTAGTATCTGTTGGAAAGGAACATGCTTCACTTTGTGCTAAG TCTTCATCAAAGCGAGAAGCAGAGGAAAGGTTGAGTGAG GGTCTTAAGAAAATTGAAGAGGTTTTTGctcaagaaagaaaagttgttGATGATTTGTTAGGCATAGCCAAG ACTCTCAGAGCAATGCCAGTAATCAATTTGGAAACGCCAACTCTCTGTCTTGTTGGAGCTCCTAATGTAGGCAAATCTTCTTTGGTCCATGTACTCTCTACCGGCAAGCCTGAG ATCTGTAACTATCCTTTCACAACAAGAGGAATTCTTATGggtcatattatttttaacattcagAAGTTTCAG GTTACAGATACTCCGGGCCTGCTGAGGAGGCATGAtg AGGACAGGAATAATTTGGAAAAGTTGACTCTGGCTGTCCTTTCACACCTGCCAACAGCAGTTTTGTATGTCCATGACCTTTCGGGGGAGTGTGGGACCTCACCTTCCGATCAG TTTTCAATATACAAAGAACTCAGAGAAAGGTTCACTGGACATTTATGGCTTGATGTCGTGTCAAAATGTGATCTGTTGAAGACTTCTCCTGTGGTCTATGCAACAGATGAGCCTCTTCCCTCACAACCCGAGCTTGAGAACTACCGGAAATCAGGTCCTGATGGAGCTATTAATGTATCTGTGAAAACAGAAGAAGGGCTACATGAG TTGAAGCAGAGAGTGCATGAACTGCTTAATTTACAGATGGCCAAGATAATAGATACAAGCAACAAGCAGGAGAAGTGA
- the LOC114185744 gene encoding protein NRT1/ PTR FAMILY 7.1-like, with the protein MERSSRADEKKIGGAKVASLLLVNQALATLAFFGVGVNLVLFLTRVLGQDNVSAANNVSKWIGTVYMFSLIGAFLSDSYWGRYLTCTVFQLVFVLVFYS; encoded by the exons ATGGAGAGAAGTAGCAGAGCggatgaaaagaaaataggaGGAGCGAAAGTCGCAAGCCTCTTGCTAG TGAATCAAGCACTAGCTACACTAGCCTTCTTTGGAGTGGGAGTGAACTTGGTTCTGTTCCTAACCAGAGTTCTTGGACAAGACAATGTGAGTGCTGCTAATAATGTCAGTAAGTGGATAGGAACTGTTTACATGTTCTCATTGATCGGAGCATTTCTGAGTGATTCATATTGGGGACGATACTTAACCTGCACGGTGTTTCAGCTTGTTTTCGTTTTGGTATTCTACTCTTAG
- the LOC114183482 gene encoding transcription factor MYB86-like, with protein MGRHSCCYEQKLRKGLWSPEEDEKILDYITKHGHGCWSLVPKLAGLQRCGKSCRLRWINYLRPGLKRAAFSQEKENMIIELHAVLGNR; from the exons ATGGGAAGACACTCTTGTTGCTACGAACAGAAGTTACGAAAAGGCCTTTGGTCTCCAGAGGAAGATGAGAAGATTCTGGATTACATCACCAAACATGGTCATGGATGTTGGAGCTTAGTCCCCAAACTTgctg GTCTGCAGAGGTGTGGGAAGAGTTGTAGGTTGAGGTGGATAAATTACCTCAGGCCTGGTTTGAAGAGAGCAGCATTCTCACAAGAGAAGGAGAACATGATCATTGAACTCCATGCAGTTCTTGGAAACAGGTAG